One window of Pseudomonas sp. FP198 genomic DNA carries:
- the pncB gene encoding nicotinate phosphoribosyltransferase, translating to MSESVFADRIVQNLLDTDFYKLTMMQAVLHNYPNVEVEWEFRCRNSEDLRPYLAEIRFQIERLAELSLSADQLGFLERISFLKPDFLRFLGLFRFNLRYVHTGIDNGELFIRLRGPWLHVILFEVPLLAIVSEVRNRYRYREVVLEQAREQLYRKFDWLTANASADELSELQVADFGTRRRFSYRVQEEVVNVLKHDFPGRFVGTSNVHLSRELDMKPLGTMAHEWIMAHQQLGPRLIDSQIAALDCWVREYRGLLGIALTDCITMDAFLKDFDLFFAKLFDGLRHDSGDPVIWAEKAIAHYHKLGIDPMSKTLVFSDSLTLPKCLDIFRALRGRINVSFGIGTNLTCDIPGVEPMSIVLKMISCDGQPVAKISDEPGKTHCKDPNFVAYMRHVFQVPAALSGTSSKE from the coding sequence ATGAGCGAGAGCGTGTTTGCCGATCGCATCGTGCAGAACCTGCTCGACACCGACTTCTACAAGCTGACGATGATGCAGGCGGTGCTGCACAACTACCCCAACGTCGAGGTGGAATGGGAGTTTCGTTGCCGCAACAGCGAAGACCTGCGCCCTTACCTCGCGGAAATTCGTTTCCAGATCGAACGCCTGGCCGAACTGAGCCTGAGCGCCGACCAGCTGGGTTTCCTCGAGCGCATCAGCTTCCTCAAGCCGGATTTCCTGCGCTTCCTGGGCTTGTTTCGCTTCAACCTGCGCTATGTGCACACCGGCATCGATAACGGCGAGCTGTTTATCCGTCTGCGCGGGCCCTGGCTGCACGTCATCCTGTTCGAAGTCCCGCTGCTGGCCATCGTCAGCGAGGTGCGCAACCGTTATCGCTACCGTGAAGTCGTCCTGGAACAGGCGCGAGAGCAGCTTTATCGCAAGTTCGACTGGCTGACGGCCAACGCCAGTGCCGACGAATTGTCCGAACTGCAAGTGGCCGACTTCGGTACTCGCCGGCGGTTTTCCTACCGTGTCCAGGAAGAAGTGGTGAACGTGCTCAAGCACGACTTCCCCGGCCGCTTCGTCGGCACCAGCAATGTGCACCTGTCCCGAGAACTGGACATGAAGCCCTTGGGCACCATGGCCCACGAATGGATCATGGCCCACCAGCAACTGGGCCCGCGCCTGATCGACAGCCAGATCGCCGCGCTCGACTGCTGGGTTCGCGAATACCGAGGCCTGCTGGGCATCGCACTGACCGACTGCATCACCATGGATGCTTTCCTGAAGGACTTCGATCTGTTCTTCGCCAAGCTGTTCGACGGTTTGCGTCATGATTCGGGGGACCCGGTCATCTGGGCTGAAAAAGCCATTGCCCACTACCACAAACTGGGCATCGACCCGATGAGCAAGACACTGGTGTTCTCCGACAGCCTGACGTTGCCCAAATGCCTGGATATTTTCCGCGCCTTGCGTGGTCGCATTAATGTGAGCTTCGGTATCGGGACCAACCTGACTTGCGACATTCCAGGCGTGGAGCCGATGAGCATCGTGCTTAAAATGATCAGCTGTGACGGGCAACCCGTGGCCAAGATTTCAGACGAGCCCGGCAAGACCCACTGCAAGGATCCGAATTTCGTCGCCTATATGCGACATGTTTTCCAAGTACCTGCCGCCCTTTCCGGCACATCAAGCAAGGAGTGA
- the nadE gene encoding ammonia-dependent NAD(+) synthetase — translation MQAVQREIAEQLKVQPPFADDAALKAEIARRVSFIQDCLVNSGLKSLVLGISGGVDSLTAGLLAQRAVRELREKTGNSAYRFIAVRLPYETQFDEHEAQACVDFIEPDERHTVNIGPAVKALAKEVLAFEGKAPGSRDFVLGNTKARMRMVAQYTIAGAEQGLVIGTDHAAEAVMGFFTKFGDGACDLAPLSGLVKNQVRAIARDFGAPESLVEKVPTADLEDLSPGKPDEAAHGVTYGEIDAFLHGQPIREEAARIICDTYRKTEHKRVMPYAP, via the coding sequence ATGCAAGCCGTACAGCGTGAGATTGCTGAACAGCTCAAGGTCCAGCCACCATTCGCCGATGACGCCGCCCTCAAGGCCGAAATCGCGCGCCGGGTGAGCTTCATTCAGGACTGCCTCGTCAACTCGGGTCTCAAGAGCCTGGTGCTGGGAATCAGCGGTGGGGTCGACTCGTTGACCGCCGGCCTGCTGGCCCAACGTGCCGTGCGCGAGCTGCGGGAAAAAACCGGCAATTCGGCGTACCGGTTCATCGCCGTGCGCCTGCCGTACGAAACCCAGTTCGATGAGCACGAAGCCCAGGCCTGCGTCGATTTCATCGAGCCGGACGAGCGCCATACCGTCAACATCGGTCCGGCGGTCAAGGCACTGGCGAAGGAAGTCCTGGCATTCGAAGGCAAGGCGCCAGGTTCGCGGGATTTCGTGTTGGGCAATACCAAGGCGCGGATGCGCATGGTGGCGCAATACACCATCGCCGGCGCGGAGCAAGGCCTGGTGATCGGCACCGACCACGCGGCCGAAGCGGTCATGGGTTTCTTCACCAAGTTCGGTGACGGCGCCTGCGACCTGGCCCCGCTGAGCGGCCTGGTGAAAAACCAGGTCAGGGCCATCGCCCGGGATTTCGGCGCGCCAGAGTCGCTGGTGGAAAAAGTCCCCACCGCTGACCTGGAAGACCTGTCGCCAGGCAAGCCGGATGAAGCCGCCCATGGCGTGACCTACGGCGAGATCGACGCCTTCCTGCATGGCCAACCGATTCGCGAAGAGGCGGCCAGGATCATTTGCGACACCTACCGCAAGACCGAGCACAAGCGAGTGATGCCGTACGCGCCGTAA
- the azu gene encoding azurin, producing MFAKLVAVSLLTLASSQLMAAECKTTIDSTDQMSFSTKAIEIDKSCKTFTVELTHSGNLPKNVMGHNWVLSKEADMQPIATDGLAAGIDKSYLKDGDTRVIAHTKIIGAKETDSVTFDVSKLSASEKYGFFCSFPGHISMMKGTVTLK from the coding sequence ATGTTCGCCAAACTTGTAGCAGTATCCCTGTTGACGCTGGCCAGCAGCCAACTGATGGCAGCGGAATGCAAGACCACCATCGATTCCACCGATCAGATGTCCTTCAGTACCAAGGCCATCGAAATCGACAAGAGCTGCAAGACCTTCACCGTTGAGCTGACTCATTCCGGCAACCTGCCAAAAAACGTCATGGGTCATAACTGGGTGCTGAGCAAAGAGGCTGACATGCAGCCGATCGCCACTGACGGTCTGGCCGCCGGTATCGACAAGAGCTACCTGAAGGACGGTGACACTCGCGTCATCGCCCACACCAAAATCATCGGCGCCAAGGAAACCGACTCGGTGACCTTTGATGTTTCGAAATTGAGTGCTTCCGAGAAGTACGGTTTCTTCTGCTCGTTCCCGGGCCACATCTCGATGATGAAAGGCACGGTTACCCTGAAGTAA
- a CDS encoding NUDIX domain-containing protein — MFPVSIKGVLQSPDGLVVLMLNERDEWELPGGRIELGETPPQCLAREIAEELAVEVSVGEPLDSYLFEVIPGKHVFISTYRCQLLGGFVPTISHEHKEIGLFEPSQLPANLPAGYRLSIINALGL, encoded by the coding sequence ATGTTCCCGGTTTCCATCAAAGGCGTACTACAGTCTCCCGACGGCCTGGTCGTGCTGATGCTCAACGAGCGGGACGAATGGGAACTGCCCGGTGGGCGGATCGAGCTGGGCGAAACGCCGCCGCAATGCCTGGCACGGGAAATCGCCGAGGAGCTGGCGGTCGAGGTCAGCGTGGGCGAACCGCTGGATTCGTATCTGTTCGAGGTGATTCCCGGCAAACACGTGTTCATCTCCACTTACCGCTGCCAGTTGCTGGGCGGTTTCGTGCCTACGATCAGTCATGAGCACAAGGAGATCGGGCTGTTCGAGCCAAGCCAGTTACCAGCGAACCTGCCTGCTGGTTATCGCTTGTCGATTATCAACGCGCTGGGGTTGTGA
- a CDS encoding transglutaminase family protein, producing MNARYQILHDTHYHYDSPVSLAQQLAHLWPRPCEWQRCTERQLTISPEPTTRRDEQDVFGNPLTRLAFERPHDELLVNARLSVEVQARPSLDFSSSPAWESTRHALTYSGRPLAAQLLDACRYRFESPYVHLKRSFVEFSESCFPVGRPLMLGVQALMEKIFEEFTFDAEATQVATPLVEVLERRRGVCQDFAHLMLACVRSRGLAARYVSGYLLTQPPPGQARLIGADASHAWISVFCPVLGWVDFDPTNNVQPSLEHITLAWGRDFSDVSPLRGVILGGGTHDPEVRVTVMPLES from the coding sequence ATGAATGCCCGTTACCAGATCCTTCACGACACCCACTATCACTACGACAGCCCGGTGTCCCTCGCCCAGCAACTGGCGCATCTATGGCCGCGGCCCTGTGAATGGCAGCGCTGTACCGAGCGACAACTGACCATCAGCCCGGAGCCCACGACCCGTCGCGATGAACAGGATGTGTTCGGCAATCCGCTGACCCGCCTGGCCTTCGAGCGGCCCCACGATGAGCTGCTGGTCAATGCCCGCCTGAGCGTCGAGGTGCAGGCGCGCCCGTCACTGGATTTCAGTTCATCGCCCGCCTGGGAATCCACTCGTCATGCATTGACCTACAGCGGTCGACCGCTGGCGGCGCAGTTGCTGGATGCCTGCCGCTATCGTTTCGAGTCACCCTATGTGCACCTCAAGCGCAGCTTCGTCGAGTTTTCCGAAAGTTGTTTCCCGGTCGGTCGTCCGTTGATGCTCGGCGTCCAGGCATTGATGGAAAAAATCTTCGAGGAGTTCACTTTCGACGCGGAGGCCACCCAGGTCGCGACACCGCTGGTGGAAGTGCTGGAGCGACGCCGGGGCGTCTGCCAGGATTTTGCCCACCTGATGCTGGCCTGCGTGCGTTCTCGCGGATTGGCGGCGCGTTACGTCAGCGGTTATCTGCTGACCCAGCCACCCCCCGGCCAGGCTCGATTGATTGGTGCAGACGCTTCTCATGCGTGGATCTCAGTGTTTTGCCCGGTGCTGGGGTGGGTGGATTTCGATCCGACCAACAACGTGCAACCGTCCCTGGAGCACATCACCCTGGCCTGGGGCCGGGATTTTTCCGATGTGTCGCCTTTGCGCGGGGTGATCCTGGGGGGCGGTACCCATGATCCGGAAGTACGGGTGACGGTGATGCCGTTGGAGTCGTGA